A stretch of the Kushneria konosiri genome encodes the following:
- a CDS encoding helix-turn-helix transcriptional regulator produces the protein MTSKTPEQRWLLEQLQQVAEGVARTFAPFCEVVVHDLLDPSHAVLAIHNNLSGREPGDPATELGLARIQDADIDQVIANYPNHFSDGRQVKSTSVGIKDSDGRYIAALCMNIDLSVFQGFQGMLNQFVDLPGAAPAQETLDPVGADAIRARIDQFAARMATTPRALKAVDRRVLVKELKSAGLLEVRRAMEIVAGHLGVSRASVYGYAR, from the coding sequence ATGACATCGAAAACGCCGGAGCAACGGTGGTTGCTCGAACAGCTTCAGCAGGTCGCCGAAGGGGTCGCCCGGACCTTCGCCCCCTTTTGCGAGGTGGTCGTCCACGACCTTTTGGACCCTTCGCATGCCGTGCTGGCGATCCATAACAATCTTTCCGGCCGAGAGCCCGGCGATCCGGCCACCGAACTGGGGCTGGCCAGAATTCAGGATGCCGATATTGATCAGGTGATTGCCAACTATCCCAATCACTTTTCCGATGGGCGTCAGGTCAAGAGTACGTCGGTCGGCATCAAGGACAGCGATGGGCGCTACATCGCCGCGCTGTGCATGAACATCGATCTCAGTGTGTTTCAGGGCTTTCAGGGTATGCTGAACCAGTTCGTTGATCTGCCGGGCGCAGCTCCCGCGCAGGAGACGCTGGACCCCGTAGGCGCCGACGCCATCCGGGCGCGCATTGATCAGTTCGCCGCGCGCATGGCCACCACGCCAAGGGCGCTCAAGGCAGTAGATCGACGGGTGCTGGTCAAGGAGTTGAAGTCGGCCGGCCTGCTGGAAGTGCGCCGGGCGATGGAAATTGTTGCCGGCCATCTGGGGGTGTCACGCGCCTCGGTCTATGGCTATGCAAGGTAG